In one Corynebacterium bovis DSM 20582 = CIP 54.80 genomic region, the following are encoded:
- the purF gene encoding amidophosphoribosyltransferase has protein sequence MVAVVAHAECPDTAVTGPYDDRGETDPREECGVFGVWAPGEDVAKLTYYGLYALQHRGQEAAGIAVGDGDQTVVFKDLGLVSQIFDEKSLNALKGHVALGHTRYSTAGGACWENAQPMFRMAPDGTDIALGHNGNLVNYLELMHEAAEKGLVDPHSQPSDSDVMCALLAHDTREPRTVEDAAMDLFPRVNGAFCVTFTDGSTLYAVRDPHGVRPLCLGRLGAGWVVASETCALDIVGAEFVREIEPGELVAIDADGVRSRRFAGTRHKGCVFEYVYLARPDSVIRGRSVNATRVEIGRLLAAEAPADGDLVIPVPESGTPAAVGFAQASRIPFAQGLMKNAYVGRTFIQPSQTIRQLGIRLKLNPLREVIEGRRLIVVDDSIVRGNTQRALIRMLRDAGAAEVHVRIASPPVKWPCFYGIDFASPDELIANTVAQDDAVARVCEDIGADSLAYVSVDAMVRASRQPRSDLCCACFDGVYPLGMPAGNPNAERVREMQDAAETTDRTYEGV, from the coding sequence ATGGTGGCGGTCGTGGCACACGCTGAATGTCCCGACACGGCAGTGACAGGTCCCTACGATGACCGGGGGGAGACCGATCCCCGCGAGGAGTGCGGCGTCTTCGGCGTCTGGGCCCCCGGGGAGGACGTCGCGAAGCTGACGTACTACGGGCTCTACGCTCTCCAGCACCGCGGCCAGGAGGCCGCGGGCATCGCCGTCGGCGACGGGGACCAGACGGTCGTCTTCAAGGACCTCGGGCTCGTCAGCCAGATCTTCGACGAGAAGTCGCTCAACGCCCTCAAGGGCCACGTCGCCCTCGGGCACACGCGGTACTCCACCGCCGGGGGCGCGTGCTGGGAGAACGCCCAGCCGATGTTCCGCATGGCACCGGACGGGACGGACATCGCCCTCGGCCACAACGGCAACCTCGTCAACTACCTCGAGCTCATGCACGAGGCCGCGGAGAAGGGTCTCGTCGACCCCCACTCCCAGCCCTCGGACTCGGACGTCATGTGCGCCCTGCTCGCGCACGACACGCGCGAGCCCCGCACCGTCGAGGACGCGGCGATGGACCTCTTCCCCCGCGTCAACGGCGCGTTCTGCGTGACGTTCACCGACGGGTCGACGCTCTACGCGGTGCGGGACCCGCACGGCGTGCGGCCCCTGTGCCTCGGCCGCCTCGGCGCCGGCTGGGTCGTCGCCAGTGAGACGTGCGCGCTCGACATCGTCGGGGCGGAGTTCGTCCGGGAGATCGAGCCCGGGGAGCTCGTCGCGATCGACGCCGACGGCGTCCGGTCCCGCCGCTTCGCCGGCACCCGGCACAAGGGCTGCGTCTTCGAGTACGTGTACCTCGCCCGGCCGGACTCCGTCATCCGGGGCCGGTCCGTCAACGCCACCCGCGTGGAGATCGGCCGGCTCCTCGCCGCCGAGGCCCCCGCCGACGGCGACCTCGTCATCCCCGTCCCGGAGTCCGGGACGCCCGCCGCCGTGGGCTTCGCCCAGGCCTCCCGCATCCCCTTCGCCCAGGGGCTCATGAAGAACGCGTACGTCGGCCGGACGTTCATCCAGCCGTCGCAGACGATCCGCCAGCTCGGCATCCGCCTCAAGCTCAACCCGTTGCGCGAGGTCATCGAGGGGCGCCGCCTCATCGTCGTCGACGACTCGATCGTCCGCGGCAACACCCAGCGCGCGCTCATCCGGATGCTCCGCGACGCCGGCGCCGCCGAGGTGCACGTGCGGATCGCCTCCCCGCCGGTGAAGTGGCCGTGCTTCTACGGCATCGACTTCGCCTCGCCCGACGAACTCATCGCGAACACCGTGGCGCAGGACGACGCCGTCGCCCGCGTGTGCGAGGACATCGGCGCGGACTCGCTCGCCTACGTGTCCGTCGACGCGATGGTCCGGGCGTCCCGCCAGCCCCGCAGCGACCTGTGCTGCGCCTGCTTCGACGGGGTGTACCCGCTGGGGATGCCCGCCGGGAACCCGAACGCGGAGCGGGTGCGGGAGATGCAGGACGCCGCAGAGACAACCGACCGAACCTACGAAGGTGTGTAA
- a CDS encoding DUF3073 domain-containing protein, with protein MGRGRAKAKQAKVARQLKYNTPEMDLERLQRELSSERESASADDYAEWEDWGPDDGGR; from the coding sequence ATGGGTCGCGGCCGTGCCAAGGCAAAGCAAGCCAAGGTTGCTCGTCAGTTGAAGTACAACACTCCCGAGATGGACCTCGAGAGGCTCCAGCGCGAGCTCTCCTCCGAGCGGGAGTCCGCCTCGGCGGACGACTACGCCGAATGGGAGGACTGGGGCCCCGACGACGGGGGCCGCTGA
- the purM gene encoding phosphoribosylformylglycinamidine cyclo-ligase yields MDSATDQNDSPTGASYAAAGVDIEAGDRAVELLAPLAGKATRPEVRGGLGGFAGLFALGEYDRPLLAAASDGVGTKLAVAQAVGRHDTIGRDLVAMVVDDLVVCGAEPLFLQDYIAVGKVVPEHIAEIVSGISAGCVDAGCALLGGETAEHPGVMEPGEYDVSATAVGVVEEAKVLGPDRVRSGDVVLAMASSGLHSNGYSLARHVLLETAGLPLDGHMNDFGRTLGEELLEPTRIYALDCLALANECAVHTYAHVTGGGLAANLARVIPEGLTAELNRGTWTPGPVFRTIATLGRVSREEMEKTFNMGVGMVAVVAEDDAERAEAMLTARHVDCWRLGEVRLAENDDEPRAVLTGEHPRA; encoded by the coding sequence ATGGACAGCGCAACCGACCAGAATGACAGCCCGACCGGCGCCAGCTACGCGGCGGCCGGCGTCGACATCGAGGCCGGCGACCGGGCCGTCGAGCTCCTCGCCCCGCTCGCGGGGAAGGCCACGCGCCCCGAGGTCCGCGGCGGCCTCGGCGGGTTCGCCGGGCTCTTCGCGCTCGGCGAGTACGACCGACCGCTCCTCGCCGCCGCCTCCGACGGGGTCGGCACGAAGCTCGCCGTCGCCCAGGCCGTGGGCCGGCACGACACGATCGGCCGGGACCTCGTCGCCATGGTCGTCGACGACCTCGTCGTGTGCGGGGCCGAGCCGCTGTTCCTCCAGGACTACATCGCCGTCGGCAAGGTCGTGCCGGAGCACATCGCGGAGATCGTCTCCGGGATCTCGGCCGGGTGCGTCGACGCGGGCTGCGCCCTGCTCGGCGGGGAGACCGCGGAGCACCCCGGGGTCATGGAGCCGGGGGAGTACGACGTCTCGGCGACGGCCGTGGGCGTCGTCGAGGAGGCGAAGGTCCTCGGCCCGGACCGGGTGCGCAGCGGTGACGTCGTCCTCGCGATGGCGAGCTCCGGCCTGCACTCGAACGGCTACTCGCTGGCCCGGCACGTGCTGCTGGAGACGGCGGGGCTGCCCCTCGACGGGCACATGAACGACTTCGGCCGCACCCTCGGCGAGGAGCTGCTCGAGCCGACGCGCATCTACGCGCTCGACTGCCTCGCGCTGGCGAACGAGTGCGCCGTCCACACGTACGCGCACGTCACGGGCGGCGGGCTCGCCGCGAACCTCGCGCGCGTCATCCCGGAGGGGCTCACGGCCGAGCTCAACCGGGGGACGTGGACGCCGGGACCGGTCTTCCGCACCATCGCCACCCTCGGCCGGGTGAGCCGGGAGGAGATGGAGAAGACCTTCAACATGGGTGTGGGGATGGTGGCCGTCGTCGCGGAGGACGACGCCGAACGTGCCGAGGCGATGCTCACCGCCCGGCACGTGGACTGCTGGCGTCTCGGCGAGGTGCGCCTCGCGGAGAACGACGACGAGCCCCGGGCCGTGCTCACGGGGGAGCACCCCAGGGCGTGA
- a CDS encoding acyl-CoA thioesterase gives MRFMASPTDVLMQGAMGVHGGRVLEWIDKGAYACAVGWSGAYCVTAYVGHIHFTRPIPSGHVVEVRSRIAYTGRSSMHIVNEVLSADPRQGVFTRACDCLVIFVAMDENRKSLAVPTYEPRTEEEVRVRDAALSRIQLRKAIEEEMLKQSYTDDSTAPRMVHRFMAKPTDVNWGGNVHGGTAMEWIDEAATACTMQWSGERTVAVYAGGIRFYRPVHIGDLVEVEARLIRTDARSMSVTVHLRAGSPRDGVGNLPVAIHASTTYVAVDIDGHPLTARQFVPQTNEDRRLEAHAVTLRELRSHYEPQPLVKPAGGGLL, from the coding sequence ATGAGGTTCATGGCCTCCCCCACCGACGTCCTCATGCAGGGGGCGATGGGCGTCCACGGCGGACGCGTGCTGGAGTGGATCGACAAGGGCGCGTACGCGTGCGCCGTCGGCTGGTCGGGGGCGTACTGCGTCACCGCGTACGTCGGCCACATCCACTTCACCCGCCCGATCCCGTCGGGGCACGTCGTCGAGGTCCGCTCGCGGATCGCGTACACGGGGCGGTCGTCGATGCACATCGTCAACGAGGTGCTGTCGGCCGACCCCCGCCAGGGTGTGTTCACCCGGGCGTGCGACTGCCTCGTCATCTTCGTGGCGATGGACGAGAACCGGAAGTCCCTCGCCGTGCCGACGTACGAGCCGCGGACCGAGGAGGAGGTGCGGGTGCGGGACGCGGCCCTGTCCCGCATCCAGCTGCGCAAGGCCATCGAGGAGGAGATGCTCAAGCAGTCCTACACGGACGACTCGACGGCCCCGCGCATGGTCCACCGCTTCATGGCGAAGCCGACGGACGTGAACTGGGGCGGGAACGTCCACGGCGGCACGGCGATGGAGTGGATCGACGAGGCCGCCACCGCGTGCACGATGCAGTGGTCCGGGGAGCGCACGGTCGCCGTGTACGCCGGGGGCATCCGCTTCTACCGCCCGGTGCACATCGGGGACCTCGTGGAGGTCGAGGCGCGGCTCATCCGCACCGACGCCCGGTCGATGTCCGTGACGGTGCACCTGCGGGCGGGCTCGCCGCGCGACGGGGTGGGCAACCTCCCGGTCGCGATCCACGCGTCGACGACGTACGTCGCCGTGGACATCGACGGCCACCCGCTGACGGCCCGCCAGTTCGTGCCGCAGACCAACGAGGACCGTCGGCTCGAGGCCCACGCGGTGACGCTGCGGGAGCTGCGCTCCCACTACGAGCCGCAGCCGCTGGTCAAGCCCGCCGGGGGCGGGCTGCTCTAG
- a CDS encoding CAF17-like 4Fe-4S cluster assembly/insertion protein YgfZ — translation MGCVTDPESAVSPLLTHVAGASAQDGTGVGGVTARHYGEPLVEQLRLERGPGVVDGWDRTAVLVTGPEAATWLNTLTSQKLDALATGAATSSLILDIQGRVLHHFGVSALPDGLLLDTPTAAADALAGYLRSMVFWAKVEVTVPDLTRLTVVGAPGTPGRCGTGSPADPVVPGAVAWTSRRLGGYDAVDVWVPRDGVTAAWDALTAAGVRPTGALAGRALRIRDRLPVLGEDTDDRVIPHEVPAFMGPGATGPTRLADAADGPSDGAVHLNKGCYRGQETVSRVQNLGRPPRSLVMIHLDGTANRLPAPGEPVVGGGRTVGRAGVAVHDAEEGPVVLALVKRAVLDALAAGTDVPPLTVDGVDAAVDPRDLTVDDSPRPGREAVSRLRGAPRR, via the coding sequence ATGGGGTGCGTGACTGATCCTGAGAGTGCCGTCTCGCCCCTGCTGACCCACGTCGCCGGTGCATCCGCGCAGGACGGCACCGGTGTCGGCGGGGTGACCGCCCGGCACTACGGGGAACCGCTCGTCGAGCAGCTCCGCCTGGAGCGGGGGCCGGGGGTCGTCGACGGCTGGGACCGCACCGCCGTCCTCGTCACGGGCCCGGAGGCGGCGACGTGGCTGAACACCCTGACCTCGCAGAAGCTCGACGCCCTCGCGACCGGCGCCGCGACGTCCTCGCTCATCCTCGACATCCAGGGCCGGGTCCTCCACCACTTCGGTGTCTCGGCGCTGCCGGACGGTCTCCTCCTCGACACGCCGACCGCCGCCGCGGACGCGCTCGCCGGGTACCTGCGCTCGATGGTCTTCTGGGCGAAGGTCGAGGTCACCGTGCCGGACCTCACCCGCCTCACCGTCGTCGGGGCCCCGGGCACGCCCGGCCGGTGCGGGACCGGGTCCCCCGCCGACCCGGTCGTGCCGGGGGCGGTCGCGTGGACGAGCCGCCGGCTCGGGGGGTACGACGCCGTGGACGTGTGGGTCCCCCGGGACGGGGTGACGGCCGCGTGGGACGCCCTCACCGCCGCGGGCGTCCGCCCGACCGGGGCGCTGGCCGGGCGGGCGCTGCGGATCCGGGACCGGCTGCCGGTCCTCGGGGAGGACACGGACGACCGGGTGATCCCCCACGAGGTGCCCGCGTTCATGGGCCCGGGTGCGACGGGGCCGACGCGCCTCGCCGACGCCGCCGACGGCCCGTCGGACGGGGCGGTCCACCTCAACAAGGGCTGTTACCGCGGCCAGGAGACCGTGTCCCGGGTGCAGAACCTCGGCCGGCCGCCGCGGTCGCTCGTCATGATCCACCTCGACGGGACGGCGAACCGGCTGCCGGCCCCGGGGGAGCCGGTCGTCGGCGGGGGCCGGACGGTCGGGCGCGCGGGGGTCGCCGTGCACGACGCCGAGGAGGGGCCGGTCGTCCTCGCGCTCGTCAAGCGCGCGGTGCTCGACGCGCTCGCGGCGGGGACCGACGTGCCGCCGCTCACCGTCGACGGGGTGGACGCGGCGGTCGACCCGCGCGACCTCACGGTGGACGACTCCCCCCGGCCGGGCCGGGAGGCGGTCAGCCGGCTCCGGGGTGCGCCCCGCCGCTGA
- a CDS encoding sterol carrier family protein, whose protein sequence is MVRTVDGAEVRSAVLAVAEWVRGEGERPSREAVAAACRTTTAALAQDAPGHSVEVRVPPFAAVQCVAGTVHRRGTPPNVIQCDPLTWLRLATGLVDLDGSGAEVSGAHAADVARWLPVVDLR, encoded by the coding sequence ATGGTGCGGACAGTGGACGGTGCGGAGGTGCGGTCGGCGGTGCTCGCCGTCGCGGAGTGGGTGCGTGGGGAGGGGGAGCGCCCGTCGCGGGAGGCGGTCGCCGCCGCCTGCAGGACGACGACGGCCGCCCTGGCGCAGGACGCCCCCGGGCACAGCGTCGAGGTCCGCGTGCCGCCGTTCGCCGCGGTGCAGTGCGTCGCCGGGACCGTCCACCGCCGGGGGACCCCGCCGAACGTCATCCAGTGCGACCCGCTGACGTGGCTGCGCCTCGCGACGGGGCTCGTCGACCTCGACGGGTCCGGCGCGGAGGTCTCCGGCGCGCACGCCGCCGACGTGGCCCGTTGGCTGCCCGTCGTCGACCTGCGTTAG